One Chloroflexota bacterium genomic window carries:
- a CDS encoding formylglycine-generating enzyme family protein gives MDNSILDNTSPEEHERLVELQAELEGLEFAPLLKKLMKQFDLSSVKQTAVSAEIDDSILNKILKGEHHEFKAKNVDALLDDLETLDKLTNLAEKEIWRRELRIAAFLHYDFYKSVEPRLKEFGTTAQQEIAWKIYRRQAYPAAAKTYDETKEQLGQPFPLVLPLADLLAAKLKGKDWIKVPEGFELLDVEEDSYLIWNNFQGEGFNLPPDYKVEWAGFRKFRVRRKPPEPSQPDRRPAKPTARFIEPEMVRVPAGEFWMGSDEGDKEAYSDDEKPRHRVYLPEFWIGRYLVTNEEYRLFLLDDRSRKASSAWQGRDFPMGKANHPVQYVSWKDALAYCQWLSRLSGGSYTLPSEAEWEKAARGKDGLKYPWGDDWQADLCNTSESKINDTTPVGKYSSLGGDSPYGCADMAGNVAEWTRSLLEGDKSEFKYPYDPQDKQRENLNAADKVRRVVRGGSFIVDRWFARCASRTWNYWSGLHGFRVVAVPFRL, from the coding sequence ATGGACAACTCTATCCTTGACAACACATCGCCGGAAGAGCATGAACGGCTTGTTGAACTTCAGGCAGAGCTTGAAGGCCTGGAGTTTGCTCCGCTTCTCAAGAAATTGATGAAGCAATTTGACCTGTCCTCCGTCAAACAAACCGCTGTTTCAGCAGAGATAGACGACTCAATCTTGAATAAGATTCTAAAAGGCGAGCACCACGAGTTCAAAGCAAAGAACGTTGATGCCTTACTGGACGATTTAGAAACGCTGGACAAGCTGACCAACCTGGCAGAAAAAGAGATTTGGCGGCGGGAGCTGCGGATCGCGGCTTTTCTCCACTATGATTTTTACAAGTCCGTTGAACCGCGCTTGAAAGAATTCGGAACCACGGCCCAGCAGGAGATCGCCTGGAAGATTTACCGGCGCCAGGCATACCCTGCGGCGGCCAAAACCTATGACGAAACAAAAGAGCAGTTGGGCCAGCCATTCCCGCTCGTCTTGCCGTTAGCCGATTTGTTGGCCGCCAAACTCAAGGGAAAAGACTGGATCAAAGTGCCCGAAGGGTTTGAATTACTTGACGTTGAGGAAGACAGCTACCTCATTTGGAATAATTTTCAGGGTGAAGGCTTCAACTTGCCACCGGATTACAAAGTCGAATGGGCAGGTTTTCGCAAATTCAGAGTGCGGCGCAAGCCGCCCGAACCCTCGCAACCCGACCGCCGCCCAGCCAAGCCCACCGCCCGCTTCATCGAGCCGGAGATGGTGCGTGTGCCAGCGGGCGAGTTCTGGATGGGAAGCGATGAGGGCGATAAAGAAGCTTATAGCGACGACGAAAAACCCCGCCACCGTGTTTACCTGCCCGAGTTTTGGATTGGGCGCTACTTGGTGACCAACGAAGAATACCGGCTGTTTTTGCTGGATGACCGGAGCCGCAAAGCGTCTTCGGCTTGGCAAGGGCGTGATTTTCCGATGGGGAAGGCGAATCATCCTGTGCAATATGTCTCGTGGAAAGATGCTCTGGCTTATTGCCAGTGGCTCTCCCGCCTCAGCGGCGGATCCTATACTTTGCCCAGCGAGGCGGAATGGGAGAAGGCGGCGCGGGGCAAGGACGGGCTGAAGTATCCATGGGGGGACGACTGGCAGGCGGATTTGTGCAACACCAGCGAAAGCAAAATCAATGACACCACGCCGGTTGGCAAGTATTCATCGCTTGGCGGCGACTCGCCTTATGGTTGCGCCGACATGGCTGGCAATGTTGCGGAATGGACACGTAGTTTGTTGGAAGGGGATAAGTCGGAGTTCAAGTATCCATACGACCCTCAAGACAAACAGCGTGAAAACTTGAATGCGGCTGATAAAGTTCGCCGCGTGGTGCGTGGTGGTTCCTTCATTGTCGATCGTTGGTTCGCCCGCTGTGCGTCCCGCACCTGGAATTACTGGAGCGGCCTCCACGGTTTTCGGGTAGTGGCTGTCCCGTTCCGACTCTGA
- the era gene encoding GTPase Era produces MPAIIIYRDKTYEVEPGLTVKEALIKIGLEPQLYIAVRNGKLVTDERRLRENDKLKLVAIISGGSTFHSGFVAVVGRPNVGKSTLLNALLGQKVAIVSPRPQTTRRKQLGILTTAEAQIIFVDTPGIHRPKQALDKYMQSVATGAIADADVILWLADVSEPPTTEDKRLAELIARHAPKTPVVLALNKSDRLKPAHVLSNSDAFRALAPNAEWMLVSATRGDNLEKIAPMLVARLPEGPQYYGEDEVTDAQLRDLAAELIREAALAELRDEVPHGIAVEIEEFKEPEGKAAHVSAVIYVERESHKGILIGKKGAMLKTIGEQARKEIEAQLDGKVFLALHVKVREGWRQDDRAVKRFGYDDREE; encoded by the coding sequence GTGCCTGCCATCATCATCTATCGCGATAAAACCTACGAAGTTGAACCCGGCCTCACCGTCAAAGAGGCGCTGATCAAAATCGGCCTCGAGCCGCAGTTGTATATTGCCGTCCGTAATGGCAAGCTTGTCACCGATGAGCGACGCCTGCGGGAAAACGACAAACTCAAGCTGGTCGCCATCATCTCTGGCGGGTCAACCTTTCACTCCGGCTTTGTGGCGGTGGTGGGCCGCCCCAACGTGGGCAAGTCCACTTTGCTCAATGCCCTCCTCGGCCAAAAGGTCGCCATCGTCTCCCCGCGCCCGCAAACCACCCGTCGCAAACAACTTGGCATACTAACAACCGCTGAGGCGCAAATCATTTTTGTAGACACCCCCGGCATTCATCGCCCCAAACAAGCGTTGGACAAATACATGCAGTCGGTTGCCACAGGCGCCATCGCCGACGCTGATGTCATCCTGTGGCTGGCCGACGTTTCCGAGCCGCCGACGACTGAAGACAAACGCCTTGCCGAACTCATTGCCAGACACGCGCCCAAGACTCCCGTCGTCCTGGCGCTCAACAAAAGCGACCGCCTCAAACCGGCGCACGTCCTGTCAAACTCCGACGCTTTCCGCGCCCTGGCCCCAAACGCCGAGTGGATGCTGGTCTCGGCGACGCGCGGCGACAACCTGGAGAAGATCGCGCCTATGCTCGTCGCCCGCCTGCCCGAAGGCCCGCAGTATTACGGCGAAGACGAAGTCACCGACGCTCAACTGCGCGACCTGGCCGCCGAGTTGATCCGCGAAGCGGCGCTGGCTGAGTTGCGAGATGAAGTGCCGCACGGAATCGCCGTCGAGATCGAAGAGTTCAAGGAGCCGGAAGGCAAGGCCGCCCACGTGAGCGCGGTGATTTACGTGGAGCGCGAGAGCCACAAGGGCATCCTCATCGGCAAGAAGGGCGCGATGCTCAAAACCATTGGCGAGCAGGCCCGCAAAGAAATCGAGGCCCAGCTTGACGGCAAAGTGTTTCTGGCTCTGCACGTCAAAGTCCGCGAAGGCTGGCGGCAGGACGATCGCGCGGTGAAGCGGTTTGGCTATGATGATCGTGAGGAGTGA
- a CDS encoding von Willebrand factor type A domain-containing protein has translation MNAKHLIIVSIVFTLLLAACGGAATPVQISAPQATQAPYVITTQAVEAPAATSGPIYLPPAATQAPAYLAPTATPPFDNTFQNYGVNPFIDTYADHLSTFALDVDTASYTVARSYVNNGNIPPADAIRVEEFVNYFQQDYAAPPDVAFALYADGAPSPFQKDGTQIIRVGVQGYEVSEAERKPASLTFVIDISGSMAQGGRLELVKQSLQMLVDRLRPSDTVAIVVYGSDARVMLNPTSGEDRATILSAIYGLQPEGATNVEAGLRLGYDIANLAYRPDGINRVILCSDGVANVGATGPDQILQSVRGYADAGITLTTVGFGMGNFNDVLMEQLADNGDGNYAYVDDLDEANKLFVEDMTSTLQVIALNAKVQVDFNNEVVARYRLIGYENRAVADQDFRNNAVDAGEIGAGHTVTALYAVQFHNLGAEGRIATVSLRWEDPTTHEVKEINGNFNSWDMAKSFDEASLRYQLDVVVSQYAELLRRSPYAAETTFDDLRIRSQRLAAQLPGDADVAELAQLVERASQLSGW, from the coding sequence CAAATCTCGGCCCCGCAGGCCACGCAAGCGCCCTACGTCATCACGACGCAAGCGGTCGAAGCGCCGGCGGCCACCTCTGGGCCAATCTATCTACCGCCTGCGGCCACTCAAGCCCCGGCCTATCTTGCGCCTACCGCCACACCTCCATTCGACAACACCTTCCAGAACTACGGCGTCAACCCCTTCATTGACACCTACGCCGACCACCTTTCCACCTTTGCCCTGGACGTGGACACGGCCTCGTACACCGTCGCCCGCAGCTACGTCAACAACGGCAACATCCCGCCCGCCGACGCCATTCGCGTGGAAGAGTTCGTCAACTACTTCCAGCAGGATTACGCCGCCCCGCCCGATGTGGCCTTCGCCCTCTACGCCGACGGCGCGCCCTCGCCCTTCCAGAAGGACGGCACGCAAATCATCCGCGTGGGCGTGCAAGGCTATGAAGTTTCTGAAGCCGAGCGCAAACCGGCCTCGCTCACCTTCGTGATTGACATCTCCGGCTCGATGGCTCAGGGTGGCCGCCTCGAACTGGTCAAGCAATCTCTGCAAATGCTCGTGGATCGCCTGCGCCCCTCGGACACGGTTGCCATCGTGGTCTACGGCTCGGATGCGCGAGTGATGTTGAACCCGACCAGCGGCGAAGACCGGGCGACGATCCTCAGCGCCATCTACGGCCTGCAACCTGAAGGCGCGACCAACGTGGAAGCCGGCCTCCGCCTGGGCTACGACATCGCCAATCTCGCCTACCGCCCCGACGGCATCAACCGCGTCATCCTGTGCAGTGACGGGGTGGCCAACGTCGGCGCGACCGGCCCCGATCAAATTCTGCAAAGCGTTCGCGGCTACGCCGACGCCGGCATCACCCTGACCACCGTCGGTTTTGGCATGGGCAACTTCAACGACGTGCTCATGGAGCAGTTGGCCGACAACGGCGACGGCAACTATGCTTACGTGGACGATCTGGACGAAGCCAACAAGCTGTTCGTCGAAGACATGACCTCGACCCTGCAAGTCATCGCCCTCAACGCCAAAGTGCAGGTGGACTTCAACAACGAAGTGGTGGCCCGCTACCGGCTGATCGGTTACGAGAACCGGGCCGTGGCCGACCAGGACTTCCGCAACAACGCCGTGGACGCGGGCGAGATCGGCGCCGGGCACACCGTCACCGCTCTCTACGCCGTGCAATTCCACAACCTCGGCGCCGAAGGCCGCATCGCCACCGTCAGCCTGCGCTGGGAAGACCCGACGACGCACGAGGTCAAAGAGATCAACGGCAACTTCAACAGTTGGGACATGGCGAAGTCGTTCGACGAAGCCTCGCTCCGCTACCAGCTTGATGTAGTTGTCTCGCAATACGCCGAACTTCTGCGCCGCAGTCCTTACGCCGCCGAGACTACCTTCGACGACCTGCGCATTCGCTCCCAACGGCTCGCCGCCCAACTCCCCGGCGACGCCGACGTGGCCGAACTGGCCCAACTGGTGGAGCGGGCCAGCCAGTTGAGTGGGTGGTAA
- a CDS encoding adenylosuccinate lyase, producing MTTPFYNSPYSSRYGSPEMRALWSDERRRKRWRLIWAALAEAQQQAGLVTAEQVADLRAHAGEINIARSLEIEKEIGHDVMAEVRAYAEQCQTGGGIIHWGATSADITDNADVLGQREALALVQDRLAQLLLAFAARIEQTRDLACMAYTHLQPAEPTTFGYRLAVYAQDLLTHHHALTNLRKKLLGKGLKGAVGTQASYDEILDGTPFTPAELESQVMRSLGLEAFSIATQTYPRGQDYTMLAALAGLAAALHKFAFDLRVMQSAGFGEAAEPFGEKQVGSSAMPFKRNPVNAEKICSLARYVAALPQVAWSNAAGSLLERTLDDSANRRAILPEAFIAIDEMLITATRIVEGMTIDEAACARNLEMYGPFAATERVLMAIVKAGADRQRMHERLREHSLKAWEAIKAGKPNPLANLIATDQQLLFYLQPNKLKALMDARGYVGTAPERAAALAKTLREQYSVNSK from the coding sequence ATGACGACACCTTTCTATAACTCGCCCTATTCCTCTCGCTACGGCTCGCCCGAAATGCGCGCCCTGTGGTCGGACGAACGGCGGCGCAAACGCTGGCGGCTGATCTGGGCCGCGCTGGCCGAGGCCCAACAGCAAGCCGGACTGGTGACGGCGGAGCAGGTTGCCGACTTGCGCGCCCACGCCGGCGAGATCAACATTGCTCGCTCGCTCGAAATCGAAAAAGAGATCGGCCACGACGTGATGGCCGAAGTGCGCGCTTATGCCGAGCAGTGCCAAACCGGCGGCGGCATCATTCACTGGGGCGCGACCAGCGCCGACATCACCGACAACGCCGACGTGCTCGGCCAGCGCGAAGCCCTGGCGCTCGTGCAGGATCGCCTCGCTCAACTTTTGCTGGCCTTCGCGGCTCGCATTGAGCAGACTCGCGATCTGGCGTGCATGGCCTACACTCACCTTCAGCCCGCCGAGCCGACGACGTTTGGCTATCGCCTGGCCGTTTACGCGCAAGACCTGCTCACGCACCACCACGCGCTCACCAACCTGCGAAAGAAATTGCTGGGCAAAGGCCTCAAGGGCGCGGTCGGGACTCAGGCCTCGTATGATGAAATTCTGGATGGCACACCCTTCACGCCTGCCGAACTCGAGTCTCAGGTGATGCGGTCGCTTGGGTTAGAAGCATTTTCTATCGCCACCCAAACCTATCCACGCGGACAGGACTACACGATGCTGGCCGCCCTGGCCGGGTTGGCCGCCGCCCTGCACAAGTTCGCCTTTGATCTGCGGGTGATGCAGTCTGCCGGTTTTGGCGAGGCGGCTGAACCGTTTGGCGAAAAGCAGGTCGGGTCGAGCGCCATGCCCTTCAAACGCAATCCGGTCAACGCCGAAAAGATTTGCTCCCTCGCTCGCTACGTCGCCGCCCTGCCGCAAGTCGCCTGGAGCAATGCCGCCGGGTCGCTTCTCGAACGCACCCTCGACGACTCGGCCAACCGCCGCGCGATTTTGCCCGAAGCCTTCATTGCGATTGATGAGATGCTGATCACCGCGACCCGAATTGTGGAAGGGATGACGATTGACGAAGCCGCCTGCGCCCGCAACCTTGAGATGTACGGCCCCTTCGCCGCCACCGAGCGCGTGCTTATGGCGATAGTGAAAGCCGGGGCCGACCGCCAGCGCATGCACGAACGTTTGCGTGAGCACAGCCTGAAGGCGTGGGAAGCGATCAAAGCCGGCAAGCCCAACCCGCTGGCCAACCTTATCGCCACCGATCAGCAACTCCTCTTCTACCTTCAGCCCAACAAACTCAAGGCGTTGATGGACGCCCGCGGCTACGTGGGCACGGCCCCGGAGCGGGCGGCGGCGCTGGCGAAGACCCTCCGCGAACAGTACAGCGTCAATTCGAAATAG
- a CDS encoding ROK family protein yields the protein MAKKLFIGVDLGGTSMRAGVVAKDGTVLGMAKRKTHPELGGEGVFDRLVKTIKDAAKEADVKMKDIGGIGVGVPGPVDTERGVVRLAVNLGKDWTNMPLADKLEEALGVPAYIDNDVRVGAIGEFTHGAGREVNDMAAVFVGTGIGGGIILNGELRGGFRGGAGEVGHTIVAADNGIIGKTGQPGTVEPLASRTGMERMVKEMVAAGRKSVVPELIESVGQGRMTSSVIVEALKQNDKVMADALAKAQHTLGLLAANLVNVLDPEMIVIGGGVTERLGEKFIAPIRKVAYANFINKQNAKLVKIVPAALKDASGVVGAAVLARQKL from the coding sequence ATGGCGAAAAAACTTTTCATTGGCGTAGACCTGGGCGGGACGAGTATGCGGGCGGGCGTGGTGGCCAAAGATGGAACCGTGCTCGGTATGGCCAAGCGCAAGACTCACCCGGAGCTTGGCGGCGAAGGCGTGTTTGATCGCCTGGTCAAAACCATCAAAGACGCGGCCAAAGAAGCGGATGTGAAGATGAAGGACATCGGCGGCATTGGCGTGGGCGTGCCGGGGCCGGTGGACACCGAGCGCGGCGTGGTGCGCCTGGCCGTGAACCTGGGCAAGGATTGGACGAACATGCCGCTGGCCGACAAACTGGAAGAGGCGCTTGGCGTTCCGGCTTACATTGACAACGACGTGCGCGTGGGCGCGATTGGCGAGTTCACGCACGGCGCGGGGCGCGAAGTGAACGATATGGCCGCCGTGTTTGTGGGAACCGGGATCGGCGGCGGCATCATTTTGAACGGCGAACTGCGCGGCGGTTTTCGCGGCGGCGCGGGCGAAGTGGGCCACACCATTGTGGCCGCCGACAACGGCATCATCGGCAAGACCGGCCAGCCCGGCACGGTGGAGCCGCTGGCCAGCCGAACCGGCATGGAGCGGATGGTGAAAGAAATGGTCGCCGCTGGCCGCAAGAGCGTTGTGCCTGAACTCATCGAAAGCGTGGGGCAAGGACGGATGACGAGCAGTGTGATCGTCGAAGCCTTGAAGCAGAACGACAAGGTGATGGCCGACGCCCTGGCGAAAGCGCAACACACGCTGGGCTTGCTGGCCGCCAACCTGGTGAACGTGCTTGACCCGGAGATGATCGTCATCGGCGGCGGCGTGACCGAGCGGCTGGGCGAAAAGTTCATCGCTCCGATTCGCAAAGTGGCTTACGCCAACTTTATCAACAAGCAAAACGCGAAGCTGGTGAAGATCGTCCCGGCGGCTCTCAAGGACGCTTCGGGCGTGGTGGGCGCGGCAGTGCTGGCCCGGCAAAAGCTGTAG
- a CDS encoding peptidoglycan bridge formation glycyltransferase FemA/FemB family protein, translated as MSPIHPITDSQTWDSTLASLPNAHLLQAWQWGEFKSRYGWSARRLLWENADQPVAAAQILKRTVGPFSILYIPKGPCLDWSNTELATAVLADLESLARRERAIFIKIDPEIKLNTQDPRLKTQDPPRFFPSASQVQFKNTVWLDLTRPEDDILASFKQKTRYNIRLAERKGVAVKTPPPDDAPLDLLYRLYAETSVRDGFVIRHKNYYRDAWGGFIQSGHAQPFIAEVDGQAVAAIIAFHFARRALYMYGMSSGQHREKMPNHLLQWAAIQWAKAQGCAIYDFWGAPDVFDESDSMFGVWKFKEGFSGDVIRTPGALDYAPSPLLYRLYTIALLRLLNAMRRRGKQQTKAFIGD; from the coding sequence TTGTCACCCATTCACCCTATCACCGACTCTCAAACCTGGGACTCTACCCTCGCCAGCCTGCCCAATGCCCACCTGCTCCAGGCGTGGCAATGGGGCGAGTTCAAATCGCGTTACGGCTGGAGCGCCCGCCGCCTGCTTTGGGAAAATGCCGATCAACCAGTGGCCGCCGCCCAAATCCTCAAGAGAACCGTCGGCCCCTTTTCGATCCTCTACATTCCCAAAGGCCCCTGCCTCGACTGGTCGAACACTGAATTGGCAACAGCCGTCCTCGCCGACCTGGAATCCCTCGCCCGGCGCGAGCGGGCCATCTTCATCAAGATTGACCCGGAAATCAAACTGAATACTCAAGACCCAAGACTCAAGACTCAAGACCCGCCACGTTTCTTTCCATCTGCCAGCCAGGTGCAATTCAAAAACACCGTCTGGCTTGACCTCACCCGCCCCGAAGACGACATCCTCGCCTCGTTCAAGCAGAAGACGCGCTACAACATCCGCCTGGCCGAGCGCAAGGGCGTCGCCGTCAAAACGCCGCCGCCAGACGATGCGCCGCTTGACCTGCTCTATCGCCTCTACGCTGAAACCTCGGTGCGCGACGGCTTCGTCATTCGCCACAAAAATTATTATCGCGACGCCTGGGGCGGCTTCATTCAGTCCGGCCATGCCCAGCCCTTCATCGCCGAAGTGGACGGGCAGGCCGTCGCCGCCATCATCGCCTTCCACTTCGCCCGGCGCGCGCTTTACATGTACGGCATGTCCAGCGGCCAGCACCGCGAGAAGATGCCCAACCATCTTTTGCAGTGGGCGGCCATTCAATGGGCCAAAGCGCAAGGTTGCGCGATCTACGACTTCTGGGGCGCGCCTGATGTCTTCGACGAGTCGGACTCGATGTTCGGCGTGTGGAAGTTCAAGGAAGGATTTAGCGGCGACGTGATTCGCACCCCCGGCGCGCTCGACTACGCTCCCTCGCCTTTGTTATATCGGCTGTATACTATCGCCCTGCTCCGCCTGTTGAATGCAATGCGGCGCAGAGGCAAACAGCAAACGAAAGCGTTCATCGGGGATTGA
- a CDS encoding D-cysteine desulfhydrase family protein, with protein MKLPHHLSFAHLPTPLEPLPRLSARLGGAEIWIKRDDQTGLAGGGNKTRKLEYLLAEAQQLKARTIITGGAPQSNHCRQTAAAAARCGFRCILVLRGDPPAQATGNILLDQLLGAEIVWSHNESREAVMQATCEKEKATGNDPYLIPIGGSNQIGAASYAAAVQELADQLRGESGFSRFCFASSSGGTHAGLTVGAKAVMPQTEVLGFSVDEPLDVLKTNVAKLATETASLLELPFSFTPADISANADYIGAGYAMMGQRERETIRLLAKLEGILVDPVYTGKAFGGMLDLIRKSVIGKDERVLFWHTGGGPALFAYADQLV; from the coding sequence ATGAAACTTCCACATCATCTCTCCTTCGCCCACCTCCCCACCCCGCTCGAACCCCTGCCCCGCCTCTCGGCCCGCCTCGGCGGCGCGGAAATCTGGATCAAGCGCGACGACCAGACCGGCTTGGCCGGGGGCGGCAATAAGACCCGCAAGCTGGAATACCTGCTGGCCGAAGCGCAACAACTCAAGGCTCGAACGATCATCACCGGCGGCGCGCCACAATCCAACCACTGCCGCCAGACGGCGGCGGCGGCGGCCCGTTGTGGCTTCCGGTGCATTTTGGTCTTGCGCGGCGACCCGCCGGCCCAAGCCACCGGCAACATCCTGCTCGATCAACTGCTCGGCGCGGAGATCGTCTGGTCACACAACGAGAGTCGCGAAGCGGTGATGCAAGCCACCTGCGAAAAAGAAAAGGCCACTGGCAACGATCCGTATCTCATTCCCATCGGCGGCTCCAACCAGATCGGCGCGGCCAGCTACGCGGCGGCGGTGCAGGAGTTGGCGGATCAACTTCGGGGCGAGAGCGGCTTCTCCCGTTTCTGCTTCGCCTCCTCCTCCGGCGGCACGCACGCCGGGCTAACGGTTGGCGCAAAAGCAGTGATGCCTCAGACCGAAGTGCTGGGCTTCAGCGTGGACGAGCCGCTGGACGTGTTGAAGACGAACGTGGCGAAGCTGGCGACTGAGACAGCGTCTCTGTTAGAGTTGCCGTTTTCTTTCACTCCTGCCGACATCAGCGCCAACGCCGATTACATCGGCGCCGGTTATGCCATGATGGGCCAGCGCGAGCGAGAGACGATTCGGTTGTTAGCGAAGCTGGAGGGGATTCTGGTAGACCCGGTTTACACTGGCAAGGCCTTTGGCGGGATGCTGGATTTGATTCGCAAGAGCGTGATCGGCAAAGACGAACGAGTGCTGTTCTGGCACACCGGCGGGGGGCCGGCGCTGTTTGCTTACGCTGATCAACTTGTATAA
- a CDS encoding isoprenylcysteine carboxylmethyltransferase family protein, translating to MTTLRHLLAILLLPFLVVVVVPYWLLTTFAAGGIGWGDGSLIVWLPRSAGVVLIIVGLVLFGWCVSLFARVGQGTLAPWDPTRNLVAAGPYRFVRNPMISGVALMLTGQALLWGSGAIGFWACVFVCINHVYFVLSEEPGLERRFGDHYRLYKANVPRWIPRLRAWSGR from the coding sequence TTGACGACGCTACGCCATTTGCTGGCTATCCTGCTCCTGCCTTTTCTGGTTGTGGTCGTCGTGCCTTATTGGTTGCTCACCACTTTTGCCGCCGGCGGCATTGGTTGGGGCGATGGTTCGCTCATCGTGTGGTTGCCTCGCTCGGCCGGCGTCGTGTTGATCATCGTCGGCTTAGTGCTCTTCGGCTGGTGCGTCAGTCTATTCGCCAGAGTCGGCCAGGGGACGCTTGCGCCCTGGGACCCGACCCGCAACCTGGTGGCGGCAGGCCCGTATCGTTTTGTCCGCAACCCGATGATCAGCGGCGTCGCCCTGATGCTGACCGGCCAGGCACTACTCTGGGGTTCCGGGGCGATAGGGTTCTGGGCCTGCGTTTTTGTCTGTATCAATCACGTCTACTTTGTGCTATCGGAAGAGCCGGGGTTGGAAAGACGGTTTGGCGATCATTATCGCCTTTACAAGGCAAACGTCCCGCGCTGGATTCCCCGGCTGAGGGCGTGGTCGGGCAGGTAA
- a CDS encoding DUF2817 domain-containing protein — translation MKHSITGIELAAALIIAAVLVVLGWLMLAVLSLPTVFALNALPVSTVVVQIPESDATVTAPFTATASPVVAATPAQSILPTETAQPSPTATLTATATPLSFDFAAHHFVIGQSVEGRDIAGVAFPASEAPEQALVLVNGIHGDEMNSAPVVEQLLADVESGAMGLPPGLGLFVIDSLNPDGASRGKRLNANGIDLNRNWETYDWKPGVEIATDFFLPVGGGPEPFSEPETRALRDWLLALQAEYGNVTLIYFHSAFPPNGLVMPGTHLTNSVELGDAASREVGQVLAEAAGYNYSNRWLGGYKVTGDASTWAVDHLMRSLTVELPVREALDEAQAGKLREGILAVINFLSGR, via the coding sequence ATGAAACACTCCATCACCGGCATCGAACTGGCGGCGGCACTGATCATTGCCGCCGTTCTTGTTGTTCTCGGCTGGCTGATGCTGGCCGTGCTAAGCCTGCCAACCGTGTTCGCCCTCAACGCCTTGCCGGTCTCGACGGTGGTGGTGCAGATTCCAGAGTCGGACGCCACCGTGACGGCGCCATTTACGGCAACCGCTTCCCCGGTTGTGGCCGCCACACCAGCCCAATCCATTCTTCCAACAGAGACGGCCCAACCTTCTCCCACAGCCACGCTCACCGCTACCGCCACTCCCCTCTCGTTCGACTTCGCCGCCCATCATTTCGTCATCGGCCAATCTGTGGAGGGGCGTGATATTGCCGGAGTTGCCTTCCCGGCCTCGGAAGCGCCGGAGCAGGCGCTGGTGCTGGTCAACGGCATTCACGGCGACGAGATGAACTCTGCGCCGGTCGTCGAGCAGTTGTTAGCCGATGTGGAAAGTGGGGCGATGGGTTTGCCGCCGGGGCTGGGGTTGTTTGTGATCGACTCGCTCAACCCGGACGGAGCTTCGCGGGGCAAGCGCCTCAACGCCAACGGCATTGACCTGAACCGAAACTGGGAGACTTACGACTGGAAGCCGGGCGTTGAAATTGCGACGGACTTTTTTCTGCCAGTCGGCGGCGGCCCCGAACCTTTCTCGGAGCCGGAGACGCGGGCGTTGCGCGACTGGTTGCTGGCGCTACAAGCCGAGTACGGCAACGTGACCCTCATTTACTTTCACTCTGCCTTTCCGCCGAACGGGCTGGTGATGCCCGGCACGCATTTAACCAACAGCGTCGAGCTTGGCGACGCGGCTTCGCGTGAAGTAGGGCAGGTTCTGGCCGAAGCGGCCGGCTACAATTACAGCAACCGCTGGCTGGGCGGCTACAAGGTGACGGGCGACGCTTCCACCTGGGCGGTGGATCACCTGATGCGCTCACTGACGGTTGAACTGCCAGTGCGAGAGGCGTTGGATGAGGCGCAGGCGGGGAAGTTGCGGGAAGGGATTTTGGCGGTGATCAACTTTCTGAGTGGGAGATGA